One segment of Pristis pectinata isolate sPriPec2 chromosome 3, sPriPec2.1.pri, whole genome shotgun sequence DNA contains the following:
- the LOC127568312 gene encoding tetraspanin-1, with product MGCFTFVKVMMILFNLFIFLAGGALLGVGIWVSVDGTSFVKVIGSISSQAMQFVNIGYFCIVVGAILVILGFLGCCGAQKESKCLLMLFFVIVLIIFIAEVAAAVVALVYSSFAESLLRAWVTPILKNDYGKQKDVTGIWNTTMSELKCCGFTNYTDFSDSYYFSKNNATYPQFCCNATTVCNEAAASSSKVQGCFQQLFDILKENANIVGGIAAGICALEIAAMAVSMYLYCKIDGKSYG from the exons ATGGGGTGCTTTACATTTGTGAAGGTTATGATGATTCTTTTCAACCTCTTCATCTTT CTTGCAGGAGGAGCCTTGTTGGGTGTTGGAATATGGGTTAGTGTGGATGGAACCTCTTTCGTAAAAGTAATTGGCTCCATATCTTCTCAAGCAATGCAATTTGTCAACATTGGTTACTTCTGCATCGTAGTTGGTGCTATCTTAGTTATCCTTGGATTTCTGGGATGTTGTGGAGCACAGAAAGAAAGTAAATGCCTGTTAATGCTG TTCTTCGTCATTGTTCTTATAATCTTTATTGCTGaggttgctgctgctgttgtggCTCTGGTGTATTCTTCCTTC GCAGAAAGTCTTCTCCGTGCCTGGGTTACTCCAATACTGAAGAATGACTATGGAAAACAAAAAGAtgtgactggaatctggaacactacAATGAGTGAA CTGAAGTGTTGTGGCTTTACCAACTACACAGATTTTTCTGATTCCTATTACTTCAGTAAGAACAATGCTACCTACCCACAGTTCTGTTGCAATGCAACAACTGTTTGTAATGAAGCTGCAGCATCTAGCAGCAAAGTACAG GGATGTTTCCAACAACTCTTCGACATTCTGAAAGAAAATGCTAACATTGTTGGTGGGATTGCTGCAGGAATTTGTGCACTAGAG attgcTGCAATGGCAGTGTCAATGTATCTGTACTGCAAGATTGATGGAAAGTCTTACGGATGA